One region of Manis pentadactyla isolate mManPen7 chromosome 9, mManPen7.hap1, whole genome shotgun sequence genomic DNA includes:
- the LOC118909668 gene encoding glycine N-phenylacetyltransferase-like: MFHLQGSQVLQMLEKSLRSSLPESLKVYGTVFHMNQGNPFKVKALVDKWPDFNTVVIRPQEQEMTDDFDHYTNSYQIYSKDPQNCQEFLGMSDVINWKQHLQIQSSQSSLHEAIQNVGAAKLVKVTQTQCILYMLPNTVRKLLPSLSEANLPLQSGKSKPLNQEMFKFSSLDVAHAALVNKFWHFGGNERSQRFVERCIRTFPTTCLLGPEGTPVSWGLMDYTGEMRMGATMPEYRCQGLIYHIMCNHTQKLDKLSFPLYNHTDRANKTIQKMSHILHHTILPCDWNQWHCVPL, encoded by the exons GTTTATGGGACCGTCTTCCACATGAACCAGGGAAACCCCTTCAAGGTAAAAGCCCTGGTGGACAAGTGGCCTGATTTCAATACAGTGGTTATCCGCCCTCAGGAGCAG GAGATGACAGATGACTTTGATCACTATACCAACAGCTACCAAATCTATTCTAAGGATCCCCAGAACTGTCAAGAATTCCTTGGCATGTCAGACGTCATCAACTGGAAACAACACCTGCAGATCCAGA GTTCGCAGTCCAGCCTGCATGAAGCGATACAAAATGTTGGAGCTGCTAAACTGGTTAAGGTCACGCAAACACAATGCATTCTCTATATGTTGCCAAATACAGTAAGGAAATTGCTCCCTTCCCTGTCGGAGGCAAACTTACCTCTTCAGTCTGGCAAAAGCAAGCCCCT TAACCAAGAGATGTTTAAATTCTCATCCCTGGATGTTGCCCACGCTGCTTTGGTGAATAAATTCTGGCATTTTGGTGGAAATGAGAGGAGTCAGAGATTCGTGGAGCGCTGTATCCGGACCTTCCCCACCACCTGCCTGCTGGGGCCCGAGGGGACCCCTGTGTCCTGGGGCCTGATGGATtacacaggagagatgcgcatgGGGGCCACCATGCCTGAGTACCGGTGCCAGGGCCTCATCTATCATATAATGTGTAATCACACTCAGAAACTGGACAAACTCAGCTTCCCCCTATATAACCATACAGACAGAGCCAACAAAACCATACAGAAGATGAGTCACATTCTGCATCATACTATCCTACCCTGTGACTGGAACCAGTGGCACTGTGTGCCTCTGTGA